AGGAGAAACTTTTCATGAGACCTGATGTCATGAAAGCTTCCTTTGAAACTGATTCACAATTTAGAAACAGCATATTCTCAATCCCACTCAGGTGGACGAATACGTAACACATTCTAAATACTCCTAGTATGCCCTCACTTAGGCATCAGGAAGTAGACCAAGAGACCCCAAATCTAATTCCAGAGAAGTGGAGTGACCCTGGAATGTTGCCCCAAAGTGGGGATCACAAACCAAGCAAAACCCAACAGATAGCCCTTGTCATGGTTTGGAGGGCCCAGTCACCCCCGAACTCCAGAAAACGAGTGTTCTCAGGATGCCACAGTGAGCTAAGGTCCAGTCCCTTCTAGAATAGCCAGGTAACACATCTAGGGAAGATGTCCCCTGCTGTCCCTGAaatcctgggaaatcccatggacagaggagcctgacgggtccATGGTgctgccaaagagttggacatgcagCTGGTTGGGTACCAGACCATCATTAGGGACTGTGCTACCGTAGTGAGCTGAGCAGAAGGCAGAAGAGCCGCAGTGCCTAGTTGTGAGGGTGAGTTCCATACAGGGGAGAGTCGGATGGGGGAGTGGCTTTATGTTGACAAGTGCTTTATGTCCCCTTGCCCCTATTTTGTCTCTAGGGTACAGAACTGGCTATCTACTGTTAGTGAGATAAACTTGCCAAAGTAGACCACATTTACCCCCTTTTTATCCCAAAGAGTATTCACTGGCATATTTCAATATCAGGGATAATTTCATTATCTGCTGTCGTTTAGTCAAAGgataagttgtatccgactctttagtgaccccgtgcactgcagcactccaggcttccctgtcctttgaaatctcccagagtttgctcagactcccttccattgagtctgtgatgctgtccaaccatctcattttctgtcaccctcttctcctcctaccttcaatctttcccagcatcagggtcttttccatcagAGTCTTTTTGGCTCTTTAcctcagggggccaaagtattggagcttcagctttagcatcagtctttccaatgaatactcagggtttatTCCCTTTAGGATCGACTATGGAACTCCTTAGTCAagaggtttgatctcctttcagccaagggactctcaagagtcttctccagcaccataattcaaaagcatcaattcttcgacactcagctttcctcatggTCCACCTCTCACTTTCGTATGTGGCCACTGGAGAAACAAGAGCTTTGActtacagacctttgttggcaaagtgatgtctctactttttagtatgatgtctaggtttatcatagcttttcttccaaggaggaagcatcttttaatttgttggctgcagtcaccatccacaatgatttttatttttatcatcagcCTTTTACAAATTTTATTATCAGTCTTTTGCAATGCTGCCTCCTCCAGGTCTTCAGCCCAGACAACCCTGTGGACTTCGGCAAACACCCTGTagagggaccccttccagggcacTGCTTACCTTAAAGAAATCAGGAGATACTGTCAGTTGCATCAGCTCCTTGGGTTAATTTTATAGTAAATCATAGGGGGGTCTCCTAGAAAATCCAGAGAAATGGGCTTCTATCATTAAAAAAAGCCTTGAAAACTGTGTTGACATAGTAGCAGGTGAAGGTCAATCATAAGAATGTGAACTAGAGGGACAGAAAAATGTGATTCCACTGCAGCTTGAATGTTCCTCTCCTCTTTTACAGGAATTTGAAAGGGAAAAGCATGCCCACAGTATACTCCAGTTTCAGTTTGCTGAAGTGAAAGAGGCCctgaagcaaagagaagaaatgcTTGAGGTGAGTagcttttcatgtgtgtgtgtgtgtgtgtgtgtgtgtgtgtatgtgtgacttGGGAGCATTTTGTCAGTTTACTACCAAAGTTAATCAGTTTTCTTGGACACTGACTTCAGACGAATTCTCTATGCCAGCGTTAAGGAGGCAGCACCTTTTATTTGAGCAGATTCTCTTTCTTTGGTGGTTTTGGGTTTGTTCGAGGACGTGTGGAAGAGAGAATATTGGCCCCCTAAGATGTCCACGTCCCAATCCCTGGAACTGTAAGTCATGTTTCACAGCAAAGAGGACTTTGTAGATGGGATTGAGGACCTTGAGATGGGAGTCGATCCTGTATCATCCAGGTGGGCCCAGTGTGATGCTAAGAGTCCTCGTAAGAGGGAAGCAGAGTCAAAGGCAGATTAGGAGACGTGACCACGGGGTTGAAGGTCAGAGCCATGTGAGGGAGGGGCCCCAAGCCAGACTGTGGGCTCCCCTAGGAGCTTAAAGGAAGCGGGGAATAGATTCTGTCCCCACTCTGCCCCATCCCTGGTCTCCAGAAAAGACCCCAGGCTTGCCCACACCTTGGGGCCACTGCAAGACTTTTGAACTTCCGAGCcctagaactgtaagaaaataaacctGTGTTATTCTAAGCCACTGAATGTGTGGTTATTTGTTGCAGTGACAATAGGAAATTAATAcaggctagattttttttttaacctttttaactTGATTGGAACTTTAGCACCTGTCAGTGAGAATTTCACTCCAGGTTTTCTTCCTACACTGGGAGCTGGGAGCATCCTGAGAACAAACTCAGGATCAGTGAGCAAACCTGGTGCTGGGATCTCTGGGGCACTTGCTGGCTCCGGGGCCGTCCACACTGCAGAGTGCCTTCCTGTCTAACGCTGTGTCTGCTTTCTTTCTATCTGTCCCTATTCTTCAGGAAATCCGACAGCTACAGCAGAAACAGGCGAGTTATATCAGGGAGATTTCTGATCTTCAGGAAACAATAGAgtggaaagacaaaaaaataggGGTAGGACTCCCAAGCCTTTGACATCTGTGCAAGTGGGCAATCTGCCTAGCAAATTGAGCGCTTTCAGATTCTTTGGTTTGCCAAAAAGGCTTGTGTGAGTTTGCATGCGCCACTCCCCCCCTCTCGCCGCCACGTGACACAAAATGAATAAGAGAGAGATTGCACGAACTCACCCAAATGGACATTAACTCCAGATTGGAAATTGACTTTCAGCCAGGGAGGTTCCCACTTTGTCGGCACTGCTGGGCCCCGGCCTGCCTGTAAGCAGCCAGGCGCACAGAGATCAGAGGGGTGAGGACGTGCACCCGGCAGGTCCACGGGGGCTCAGACCTCTTGGAACGCCCTGCCGCCCGGGCTCCTTCTCAGAGGGCTTTGAGGAAGCTGCAAGGTGGCAGGCGCAGTGCCCCTCGAAGCCCCGCCTCAGGTCTCCCCAGGGAGGTGTCAGCGTCTCTctccccaaggagagaggcagTCCACCTGCATTCAGGAGTGCTGGGTGGGCAGAGAGGAGCCCACTTAGCTAAGGAACGGTTCTGCCCTGTGATGCCAGACAGCTTCCAGACCACAGCGACTCACGGCCATCTCTAGACGTTGGAGCAAGGCTCGGCGCCTTTACATTGTGAGGCTGCGCCTTGCTTTCACTCTGACGCACTCACAGACACTTCCCGAGGAttttgtgtgcatgtctgtgtgcgCGCTGTGCTTGCTTCAGGACCACTCTATGCTTATCTGTGACAACAGACACCAAGAAGCAACGTACAAAAATAGTCAGATTGCTATTAAATAAAACAGTTGTCACTGGGGGTTCATAAGCATATCTCCATTTACCCCTCATTGAAATGGGTGCAGTGCTTCTGTTACTTCTCTGACGATGCTGTGAAACCACAGACTGAGCCAGGACAGGATGTGAAAAAGAGAGCATCCTTCAAAATACTGATGTCGTTCAGGGAGCATGCACAGCGACATTTCTTGGCTGGCGTAAACTACATGAAAAGCTTCACACTTGCGCTGCGTTTGTGTCTTTAAGTGTAGTCTGTTGAATGCCTTGCCGATGTCAGCGTTTTCCTTAGTATTCATAGAAGCCTCCTTCCTAGTCCTGCTTCTGAGGTCATCTGCTCACCTGTGcctatcttctctctctctgctctgctaCACACTCAGGCgttagagagacagaaagagttcTTTGATTCCGTGAGGAGTGAACGAGACGATCTTAGAGAAGAAGTAGTCATGCTGAAAGAGGAATTAAAGGTACGAAGCCAaagtatggtttaaaaaaaaaaacaggcaacaGCAGCAGCTCCAAGATCCTCAAGGATGAGTGTGTGTGGATAGTGGTGTTCATTAATTTTATGACGTTGATTTTTGTTCCATTAGTAATGTCAAATCGTGGGTTCACTGACCCCAGAAAGTAAAGTCTGTACATCCTGTGGGGGCATGCCCATTGCCTGTCGGTGTTTACAAGCATATCTGATCTTGAAGGCAATTCTGATTTCCAAGAATTTGTTTTGACAAGCTGTCTAAATGTTTTCTCAAACTCGTTAGTAAATTCTCCAGGACATTACTCCAAGTTAGAGTAGATCTTTgcttcatataaatatatatatatcaaggcTGGACTGTAAGGACCTTTCTGGCTGGACAGTGTATAGGTGTCACTGGTCAGACTgggagatctcatggactgtaggtaGTTCTGTGTCCTGTCTGGGCCACGTCTAGGGGTCTTCTGCTGCCAGCTGGACGCTGAGTGAAATAAACAAGCGGGCAGCAGCGGGGGTCAGAGCTCTGGGTGGACTCTCGGCACCATAGGAGGAGGTGCTGAGTCTAGGGGTTGTGGCCACAGACTGGCTCCTGCATCGCCAACAGAAACATCAATGTCAGCTACTTACAATGAAAGGTCAAGGTCAGAACAGTAAGCCAGCAGGGTCAGAGCTCAGAGTCACAGAAATCCTCCTCACCAGGGTGTGAGTACACATGGAGGGTTGGGGAATTCCTCCAAAGCAGAAGAGAAAGTGCTGTAGACGGCaggagggcgggagggagggggtggttcGGGGTGAAGCGGGTATCCTGGCACTGTGAAGTGCAGCTGAGTTTAAAGTGCTTTGCTATGTGaaagaaagtgtgaaagtcactcggtcgtgtcctactctttgtgaccccatgaacagtccatggaattctccaggccagaatactggagtgggtagcctttcccttctccaggggatcttcccaacccagggatcgaacccaggcctcccacactgcaggcagactctttaccagctgagccacaagggaagctatcAAGTGAGCACAAACTGTATTTCTTTGGAATACAACAGACATTCCAGCCGACTTTCACCCTTCCTTTCAGTCAGAACAcgtacattttctttctttacctctgtgtctccTTTTAAAGAACACAACCGGGGTTTTAGAGGTAAAGACCCTTTTATGGTGATGTGCTTCATGTTCCACTTTCTGGCCGCCTGAAGTTAAAAAGGGATGCCAGATGAAAGCATTTTGTCACCAGTGCATTAAGATGTGGATGGGAACATGTAAGAAAGAAGGGCCCTTGGAGGAAGACTTCCCAGATCTGTGTGTGTTGATAGAATATTTGCAGGGGTGGAGCCTAACAATTCTCTATCTCTGTAGAGTTTTCCTCTGCTTAGGGAAAAGTGAGGTTTCTTACAattactatttataaaatgaagtttaaCTCTGTATCACTTAGTAAGTATTACGATGAGCCTGTTTTTATTCCCAGAAACATGGAATAATACTAAATTCAGAAATAGCTACCAATGGAGAGATGCCAGACACTCTGAACAGCATTGCCTTGCAAACTTCTACAAAAATGACGAAGGAAGAGCTGAATGCCCTCCAGGCGACAGGGGACGGGACCCTCGGTAAGTTCGTGCTTTCCTTTGACCCTCCCATCTTCCGGTCAGCACTGGTCCACCTCCATGCATTGGTAGAGCTGACTTGGTCATCACTGATCGATTAACCATCACCCGGCATGCCCTGCATTCTGTCACTTCATGGGAACTTCCTCACCACACGGTGCCACCACCCATGTGTGTTGTCTGGTGTGTACTTCGGTTCATTGCTCACCACCAAAGGCTTAAGAATatgtttcttttgcttctcaaaGCTACCAGTGAGACTGTGAATACAcggaaaataatctcaaaattcaGTGACAGTGTTGACATTTCTATTAGGGTTTTCCTCAGTTATGTGCCAAATATGGCGTTGTGACTTACTTTGTTACAGAATTGTCAAAAGAGCAGAATAGCAGTGGCTGTACAGTGAGTGAGTTGACTGTGTCTGCAAGCCGATGCTGCGAGTCCCGTGCACCGTTAAGCGTTCTGAGAGCCTGAGGTGCCTGTGGACAGTAGAcggacagggagccctgggtggtggggagatggacagggagccctggggtGTGAGTGTGGTCGGTGTGGACAGCTTTCCTTACAAACAAGAGTCTGAATGTGTCTGCCCATTTGGCAGAGGTGATGTTCCCTTGTATGTCATGTTTTTGCTTCTGAAAGAGTATAAATTGAGGAACCCAATAGATAGTAGGAATATGTTATACAATTTGCAGATACCTGAGCAGATCCACCAGTTAATATTTGTCATAATACTGGGCTTTGGTCAGCATCTGATGGACAGCCTAAAATTGTAGCTGGCAAATAAAGCCTCCCTTGCAACCGGTGATCAGTTGCATTTCAGCTTTTCACAGCGAGGCTGGGACAAGGTCAGGGACCAtggctttcatttccatttggaAGGTTCTCCATGGAAGTGGAGAAAGCTGTAGGCCCAGCTTCCCAGGTCTGCCTTTCCAGAACGTGCTTCATTATCTGATGGCTATTCAAGAACCACAGCTCTTTTCATCATGTTGAAGTTACTGAAAGAAAGTAAATGATGAATGTCCATCCTCTCTTTATGTTCCTACCTGAGCAGCTAGGATTCACCCTGCTGCtcttatacattttataaatccTTGATAACTGCTGTGTAACACATACTTAAAGAACTAGAAACATGCATTTTGTGTATGCACATATTTTTGGATCGTATATAGTAAAGAATTGTGGGAGCTTCCCAATAcgtatgtttatttttcatttctatgtgtaatatttaattaatataaaacagACACAATACCAGAGATTCTTAAGGGATGAAGCAAAGGTGACTGTGAATGGAATCCTGCTTGTCTGTCCATTTTCCCTGGAGACTGCTGGTCCTAAGTCACCAAGCTGTGATTTTCAGTGACATGGCAGCTCCCACACTGGAGTGTTGTTTGTGTTGAGAACCCAAAATGCAATTCTTCATTTCAAAGCAGTAACAGATTCTTTCATTCATAAGTCTTTAATCAGTGAATGGTTTATGTTTGATTAAGTGGTCTCTTGATCAGAGGCATTGGCCTCCTGCTGTAGCCGCCCCCCTGTCCCTCTGGGACAGAACAGGGGTATAAAGGGCACAGGCTGCTTCCCCAGGAAGACAGGGAATAGGGACGGAGGGTGGAGTTCTTTTTACCTCCATGAGCAGTTTCCAAAGTGGCTTCCTTGAGATGGACCTCGAGGCTGAGTTTCTCCAGATGAACTGAGTGTTTCTTTTAAAAGCCATCTGAAGGCTGCTCTTAGAGCCGGGTGACGTGCATGCAATTTGACAGCTGGAAGAGTAGGCGTGGCTCCCTTGTGCATCCAGAAATGAGAACGGGGACCACGAACCTTGAGTCATTCTGAAACCCCTCGTCTTGGACGGCTGGGCTGTCTGATCTGGAGCTCTTCCTTGTTTGTTAGAAGTTCCCCTCTGAGAGCCCGTGCACCCCACATGGCAGCAGCGTGGCGGCAGTGGCCTCCGCTGACCCAGCGTTTGCTCACGCGATGGCCGCTTGCCACACGGAACTGGCAGAGGCTTCTGTCCGCGTGCTTCTCTGATGGCGCTCTCTCTCTCTAGGAGCGGGGttggctggggaagagaacaTGTGTTTACACTGTAATTTGTGTTGTATGGTCAACCACATCATGGGGTCCCTTCAATTTTCTCAATGGTCTTTTAGGAAGAGCCAATGAAGTGGAGGTGAAAAATGAAATGGTGGAGCatgaggggaaaagagaaatcTTGCAGAACTCTGAGCAAAGACAGCACAAAGAGGACCCGGGAGAGGACTGTGTGGACACAGAGGTGTTACATCCTGGTGACAATGCCGAGGACCAGAAAACCTCTGAAGACAGTGCCCCCTCCCCAGGAACATTAGTCAGTTCCGAGAATGAGGAACAGGGTCAAAGCCAAATTCTAGAAAATTCTGCTTCCTTCCCTGCAGACACCCAGCAGGTTGAGTCAAGTGAGGTCATAAACAGTGAACTAGTTGGTGAAATCCCAGATCCTGGGATTGGGCGGGGCAGTGGTAATGCTTTGGATATCGAAAATCAAAGGGAAGAATCTGCtcaagaacaggaaaaaggaaaacaggaagattTGAAGACCACCTTGGGAGAGATGAGCACAAAACCATGTCAGGAGTCTGCTCCTCCGCAGATCTCTGAGGCTGAACAGGAGAGCAGTGCAGACCCTAGCAAGCAGAGTGGGAGCCCCACAAAGGCTGAGCCAGAGGCAGGGCTCACggggctgggggagcagggggGCGGTGCAGCCTCAGGTCCTCTAAGTGGTAGTGATGACCCAGGGAGTCACCATGAAAAATGCCTGGTAGATGCCCCGGAGGGGTCAGACCCCAGCGCAGGGCAGGATGTAGAGAAGGAACTTGCCAACCAGGAGGTAGCTGAGCCCAGGGAGGCCCCAGTTCAGAGCACAGAGGCAGGTGGGGAgaacaaggaggaggaggaggatgaaggaAGGAACTTAAGGGAGGTGAAACCAATTGAGCTAGAGGTCCAAACCAGCCCTTGTTCTCCCAAAGCCGAAAGCAGTCCTCAGGAGGTGACGGACCCAAGGGTGGAAGATGCTGAAAGTGAACCCCTGGATGTGAAAGACCCCAATGAGGAGAATGATCAACAGGGAGAGGCATTGGATTTGTCGCAAAAGaagacgaagagcaagaaaaagaaaaacaagaagaaaaaatcacCGGCACCTGCAGAGATCAAAGATGTTCAGAAAGAGTTAACATTTCAGAACCCAgatttaagtgaagtgaaagaagagCAGGGAAAAATCACTAATGAAGAACCGGTTGTAAATGCCCAAAACGAGGTTAGTAAAACCCCAAAACAGAACAGTGTAGCAGAGGGCAGTGAAAATAGTGATGGTCCAGAAAATCCTGAAGTTGAATTGGATGGAAAGCTTAACCAAGACGATGCTGCTGTAAACACTAAGGCTGATGGAGACACATTGGATTTTGAAGATAATATGATTCAGTCGTCAGGCACTAATAAAGAATTAGACGAATGTGCTGTAAAAGATGAGGCTGAGGAAGATGGCAGGGCTCCCAGTGGTCCTCCAGGTCCAGAAAATATAGAGGTGCCCAGCAGTGCCCTGCTCGAAGATGGAAGTCCTGCAAAGGACACTAACGATGCCTCCCAAACAGAAGGCACAGAAGGGCATGTGATGCCAGAAAGTCTAGATCAGACAGTCAGAGAGTTTTCAGACAGTGTTCATTTAGAAAACGATGGCCTGGCAGCAGCAGATGAGGCGGGGGACTTTAattcagaaagcaaggaagagaaGACAGGTGGGACCGGGAAGGGCAGAAACAAAGAGGACTGCACCATGTCGTAGGTCAGGGCAGGTCCTGGGGAGGGGCCAAGACTGCACAGCAAGTCCGCTGGGAGAGACTCAGAGAATGTTCTAGATCAGTATAGATGCACCGAAGGACAGTCAGCCACCAGGTTATCTACTCCTTCAAGCTATATAGACTGTTACCTGTAGATTTCTATTTCATCATTAAAGTTATCACACTGATGAGAAGGACTCTTCTGTTATCAGAGTAAGTTCTTACGGGGAGCATTCCAGAAGTATCAGGCAGTGATGTGTACTGTTTTGTTTCTGCTTAAAATCAAAATCCAAACATTTAGCTTTTGCTTTAAGCTGATATGAATGTGCGTATTCTTGACCAAATGTATCAGCATCTAACTGAAAGGACCAAATAGTATCCTGAGATTTCCACATTATAATTTAAGTGGTCTCGTTTAAACATATGTGCATTCATATTTGATtttcatatgtataatataacctgtatggtattttatttaaaaagacataaacagCAAAGCAGTGTATAGGTCACTGAGTCATGAGATTTGCACCTTAGGACAATAATTTATCACATGAGGGATAGCAAATAGCTTGCTTGCCTTTACCTCATACAAGTATCTTATCTCAGACCAATACTTTTCCATCTCATTCTTGAGGATACCTGAATTTATTTTGTAGGAGATTTTGACTTTGTGCCAATTATGTACCAAAGTTATTTTATGCAAAGACTTTTTTTGTTCTGAAAGAGATATATGTTGTAATTGCATTTCCTACTGCAGGATTTGGGCAGGGAGAAtcatttctgaaatttatttttttaaccttaaaattaGTTATCTTTGTATTTGTCTAATCATTATTCAGTAGAGCAACACAAAAGGACCCTTGTGCAAACTGCTGAGTCGAGTCTAACAGGATATTTTTAATAGTTGAATCACTTTTGGTTATTTtggtataaatattttcatttgttgtttttcagtatattctTAGTGAAAATTTGTTGTTTTGATCCtcctaaacaaaatatatattttctatatgaagaaacattttaaaataattgtaaagttaaataaaaatcattGTAAAATATTACAAGGGGATGTACAGTATGAATGCTATTGACACTTTATGAGATCACATGACTTCATATTATTGTTACAAGGTATAATTGAAtgcaaaaaagaccaaaaacctcAACAAAACTTGAGGCAAACGGAAGTGTTACTATGTCATTGAAATAAAGacgttttataattttataagccTGTGATTTCACTCTTGTGCTACTTGAATTCTGGTTGTGGCTACATAATGCTATCTTTAATCTACTTTTGTCTGCTTCTGGGTTGCTGATTCCCAGTCAGGGTTCCATAGAGAACTCCTGCTTCATGGCCTTTGCCGATAGCGAATAGCTCCACTCCTGGCATCCACCCTGGGGCCAGTGTTGGACCGTCCTTGAGCAAGATCTTTTCCTCAGAGAATCTCCTGTGATCTGTGGTTCTGATGAAGAGCTCAGTTGAGAAAAGTCTCCATCCCGTGCTTTCGGGTGCTTACAGGTGCTGACATTTAGACTGTTTCAAAGAGGATGATGGGAACTTCAAATAAACACTATTTCTGCATCCTGTCCTAAAGCAGGGGACAATGGAACTGACCAGTTCTGTCCACTTACGCCACGTGCATAGGAAACTAGGAGGCCTGCTAGACCATCAGGCCCAAGGGCCTCCACAGACTTGCAAGTCGGTGTCTCTAACTTTAGCAAAGCTCTGCTCGGACTGGAATACACTCTGTGAAGCAGCCCTCCTTCCTAACTTTCAAGGCCTCTGGGGAAGTGATTCAAGAGCCGAACTCACTCCATGGTGAGCTCATAAAAACCTTTTAAagtctttcctctgtttctcatGTTATTCAACAGCACATTTAAGGGCCTTGCAGTACACTTCCCATCCCTCAGCAGTCTCAGCTGTTCACTCCTGCATTTAATCAATGAACATGTAGATCACCTCCTATATAGAAGGTGCTGGGAGCAAGCACATAGGACCAGCCTCTAGGGGGAGCAGGAGCTGAGAATTGCAAAGGGGAGCAAAAGAGAAGACAAGGATTCTAAAGGGTCAAACGATTCTTGATCATCTAAGAGCCTTCATTATGAACATCAGTGACTCTGCTCCGAGGACGAAATGATATTACTTCACCCAGTAATTAATGTGCAGGTGAAGGCCCCTGAATTACCAAGAAATGGTTGCCTCTGGTGTATTTGGTGTTGGAAGGCATGGGAGTCGtgaattggccaaaaagttcatttgagtttttctataccatcttatggaaaaacccgaatgaactttttgcccAACCTAATATATAAGGCAGTTTGGAAAGATCGCAATGTCAAACGAATCAGACTCAGAAAAGAATAGAAAGGTTACCCGCCAAACACATCCCCAGAGTAACCTGGACCGCTGAGGTTTCACTATAATAAGGACAGAGAAAAACATGGATCACTGATTCTTTAAATCAAAAAGCTGGGATATTTTTCAGCCTCAAACCAGAAC
This portion of the Cervus canadensis isolate Bull #8, Minnesota chromosome 2, ASM1932006v1, whole genome shotgun sequence genome encodes:
- the LRRFIP1 gene encoding leucine-rich repeat flightless-interacting protein 1 isoform X38 produces the protein MTNPAAAQNQEIDCLSPEAQRLAEARLAAKRAARAEAREIRMKELERQQKEIYQVQKKYYGLDTKWGDIEQWMEDSERYSHRSRRNTSASDEDERMSVGSRGSLRVEERPEKDFTEKGSRSLPGLSAATLASLGGTSSRRGSGDTSISIDTEASIREIKDSLAEVEEKYKKAMVSNAQLDNEKTNFMYQVDTLKDMLLELEEQLAESRRQYEEKSKEFEREKHAHSILQFQFAEVKEALKQREEMLEKHGIILNSEIATNGEMPDTLNSIALQTSTKMTKEELNALQATGDGTLGRANEVEVKNEMVEHEGKREILQNSEQRQHKEDPGEDCVDTEVLHPGDNAEDQKTSEDSAPSPGTLVSSENEEQGQSQILENSASFPADTQQVESSEVINSELVGEIPDPGIGRGSGNALDIENQREESAQEQEKGKQEDLKTTLGEMSTKPCQESAPPQISEAEQESSADPSKQSGSPTKAEPEAGLTGLGEQGGGAASGPLSGSDDPGSHHEKCLVDAPEGSDPSAGQDVEKELANQEVAEPREAPVQSTEAGGENKEEEEDEGRNLREVKPIELEVQTSPCSPKAESSPQEVTDPRVEDAESEPLDVKDPNEENDQQGEALDLSQKKTKSKKKKNKKKKSPAPAEIKDVQKELTFQNPDLSEVKEEQGKITNEEPVVNAQNEVSKTPKQNSVAEGSENSDGPENPEVELDGKLNQDDAAVNTKADGDTLDFEDNMIQSSGTNKELDECAVKDEAEEDGRAPSGPPGPENIEVPSSALLEDGSPAKDTNDASQTEGTEGHVMPESLDQTVREFSDSVHLENDGLAAADEAGDFNSESKEEKTGGTGKGRNKEDCTMS
- the LRRFIP1 gene encoding leucine-rich repeat flightless-interacting protein 1 isoform X33, encoding MKELERQQKEASDEDERMSVGSRGSLRSQPDLEYGGPYAWTNGYDGDLYGSQSLSRRSGRNSSYSGDSRFSTLSSSREDTLGLSCSDLGLRSRGLAPKPLSAQNGNRPSYLYSAARPAGSNRASVSDESSLGGARRGSACGSQALGGQASELSGHFKSSSRASSRASSARASPVVEERPEKDFTEKGSRSLPGLSAATLASLGGTSSRRGSGDTSISIDTEASIREIKELNELKDQIQDVEGKYMQGLKEMKDSLAEVEEKYKKAMVSNAQLDNEKTNFMYQVDTLKDMLLELEEQLAESRRQYEEKSKEFEREKHAHSILQFQFAEVKEALKQREEMLEEIRQLQQKQASYIREISDLQETIEWKDKKIGALERQKEFFDSVRSERDDLREEVVMLKEELKKHGIILNSEIATNGEMPDTLNSIALQTSTKMTKEELNALQATGDGTLGRANEVEVKNEMVEHEGKREILQNSEQRQHKEDPGEDCVDTEVLHPGDNAEDQKTSEDSAPSPGTLVSSENEEQGQSQILENSASFPADTQQVESSEVINSELVGEIPDPGIGRGSGNALDIENQREESAQEQEKGKQEDLKTTLGEMSTKPCQESAPPQISEAEQESSADPSKQSGSPTKAEPEAGLTGLGEQGGGAASGPLSGSDDPGSHHEKCLVDAPEGSDPSAGQDVEKELANQEVAEPREAPVQSTEAGGENKEEEEDEGRNLREVKPIELEVQTSPCSPKAESSPQEVTDPRVEDAESEPLDVKDPNEENDQQGEALDLSQKKTKSKKKKNKKKKSPAPAEIKDVQKELTFQNPDLSEVKEEQGKITNEEPVVNAQNEVSKTPKQNSVAEGSENSDGPENPEVELDGKLNQDDAAVNTKADGDTLDFEDNMIQSSGTNKELDECAVKDEAEEDGRAPSGPPGPENIEVPSSALLEDGSPAKDTNDASQTEGTEGHVMPESLDQTVREFSDSVHLENDGLAAADEAGDFNSESKEEKTGGTGKGRNKEDCTMS
- the LRRFIP1 gene encoding leucine-rich repeat flightless-interacting protein 1 isoform X13, which translates into the protein MTNPAAAQNQEIDCLSPEAQRLAEARLAAKRAARAEAREIRMKELERQQKEIYQVQKKYYGLDTKWGDIEQWMEDSERYSHRSRRNTSASDEDERMSVGSRGSLRTNGYDGDLYGSQSLSRRSGRNSSYSGDSRFSTLSSSREDTLPSYLYSAARPAGSNRASVSDESSLGGARRGSACGSQALGGQASELSGHFKSSSRASSRASSARASPVVEERPEKDFTEKGSRSLPGLSAATLASLGGTSSRRGSGDTSISIDTEASIREIKELNELKDQIQDVEGKYMQGLKEMKDSLAEVEEKYKKAMVSNAQLDNEKTNFMYQVDTLKDMLLELEEQLAESRRQYEEKSKEFEREKHAHSILQFQFAEVKEALKQREEMLEEIRQLQQKQASYIREISDLQETIEWKDKKIGALERQKEFFDSVRSERDDLREEVVMLKEELKKHGIILNSEIATNGEMPDTLNSIALQTSTKMTKEELNALQATGDGTLGRANEVEVKNEMVEHEGKREILQNSEQRQHKEDPGEDCVDTEVLHPGDNAEDQKTSEDSAPSPGTLVSSENEEQGQSQILENSASFPADTQQVESSEVINSELVGEIPDPGIGRGSGNALDIENQREESAQEQEKGKQEDLKTTLGEMSTKPCQESAPPQISEAEQESSADPSKQSGSPTKAEPEAGLTGLGEQGGGAASGPLSGSDDPGSHHEKCLVDAPEGSDPSAGQDVEKELANQEVAEPREAPVQSTEAGGENKEEEEDEGRNLREVKPIELEVQTSPCSPKAESSPQEVTDPRVEDAESEPLDVKDPNEENDQQGEALDLSQKKTKSKKKKNKKKKSPAPAEIKDVQKELTFQNPDLSEVKEEQGKITNEEPVVNAQNEVSKTPKQNSVAEGSENSDGPENPEVELDGKLNQDDAAVNTKADGDTLDFEDNMIQSSGTNKELDECAVKDEAEEDGRAPSGPPGPENIEVPSSALLEDGSPAKDTNDASQTEGTEGHVMPESLDQTVREFSDSVHLENDGLAAADEAGDFNSESKEEKTGGTGKGRNKEDCTMS